Proteins encoded by one window of Pseudomonas tructae:
- a CDS encoding YggS family pyridoxal phosphate-dependent enzyme produces the protein MSTIADNLSTLAARIRAAALAAGREPAAVQLLAVSKTKPAAAVREAFAAGVRDVGENYLQEALNKQAELTDLPLTWHFIGPIQSNKTRAIAEHFAWVHSVDRLKIAQRLSEQRPVDLPALNICLQVNVSGEASKSGCTPEELPALARAISALPRLRLRGLMAIPEPTDDEAAQQAAFARVRELQASLGLPLDTLSMGMSHDLEAAIAQGATWVRIGTALFGARDYGQP, from the coding sequence CGGGCGCGAGCCTGCGGCGGTGCAGTTGCTGGCCGTGAGCAAGACCAAACCCGCCGCTGCCGTGCGCGAAGCCTTCGCCGCCGGCGTACGCGATGTCGGTGAGAATTACCTGCAGGAAGCGCTGAACAAACAGGCCGAATTGACCGACCTGCCCTTGACCTGGCACTTCATCGGCCCCATTCAGTCGAACAAGACTCGTGCGATTGCCGAGCACTTTGCCTGGGTACATTCCGTGGACCGCTTGAAAATCGCCCAACGCCTGTCCGAGCAACGCCCTGTCGACCTGCCTGCATTGAATATCTGCCTGCAGGTCAACGTCAGTGGCGAAGCGAGCAAGTCCGGCTGCACCCCCGAAGAGTTGCCAGCCCTGGCCCGCGCCATTTCCGCGCTGCCACGCCTGCGCCTGCGCGGGCTGATGGCGATTCCCGAGCCGACCGACGACGAGGCGGCCCAGCAAGCGGCCTTTGCCCGGGTTCGCGAGTTGCAGGCGAGCCTGGGCTTGCCACTCGATACCTTGTCCATGGGCATGAGCCATGACCTGGAAGCCGCAATTGCCCAGGGCGCAACCTGGGTGCGTATCGGCACTGCGCTGTTCGGTGCCCGCGACTACGGCCAGCCCTGA
- the proC gene encoding pyrroline-5-carboxylate reductase, whose protein sequence is MSKTRIAFIGAGNMAASLIGGLRAQGLEASQIRASDPGAEQRAKIHAEHGIEMFADNAQAIEGADVVVLAVKPQAMKAVCEALKPSLVPEQLVVSIAAGITCASMNNWLGAQPIVRCMPNTPALLRQGVSGLFATAQVTPAQRQQAEQLLSAVGIALWLDNEQQLDAVTAVSGSGPAYFFLLIEAMTAAGEKLGLPRETAAKLTLQTALGAAHMAVSSDVDAAELRRRVTSPAGTTEAAIKSFQANGFEALVEQALGAAAHRSAEMAEQLGN, encoded by the coding sequence ATGAGCAAGACTCGTATTGCCTTTATCGGCGCCGGCAACATGGCTGCCAGCCTGATCGGCGGCCTGCGCGCCCAGGGCCTGGAAGCTTCGCAGATCCGCGCCAGCGACCCGGGCGCCGAGCAGCGGGCAAAAATCCATGCCGAACACGGCATCGAGATGTTCGCTGACAACGCCCAGGCCATCGAAGGCGCCGACGTGGTGGTGCTGGCGGTCAAACCGCAGGCAATGAAGGCCGTGTGCGAGGCCCTCAAGCCGAGCCTTGTGCCTGAGCAACTGGTGGTCTCGATTGCCGCCGGGATCACCTGTGCAAGCATGAACAACTGGCTTGGCGCCCAGCCGATCGTACGCTGCATGCCCAACACCCCGGCGCTGCTGCGTCAGGGCGTCAGCGGCCTGTTCGCCACCGCCCAGGTGACGCCGGCTCAGCGTCAGCAGGCCGAGCAACTGCTGTCGGCCGTGGGCATCGCCCTGTGGCTGGACAACGAACAACAGCTCGATGCAGTGACCGCGGTGTCCGGCAGTGGCCCTGCGTATTTCTTCCTGCTGATCGAGGCCATGACCGCCGCCGGTGAAAAACTTGGCCTGCCACGGGAAACCGCCGCCAAGCTGACCCTGCAAACCGCCCTGGGCGCCGCCCACATGGCTGTCAGCAGTGACGTCGACGCCGCCGAACTGCGCCGCCGGGTCACCTCGCCGGCCGGCACCACGGAAGCGGCGATCAAGTCGTTCCAGGCCAATGGATTCGAAGCGCTGGTGGAACAGGCGCTGGGTGCCGCCGCGCACCGCTCGGCTGAAATGGCCGAACAACTGGGCAACTAA